One window of Pelmatolapia mariae isolate MD_Pm_ZW linkage group LG18, Pm_UMD_F_2, whole genome shotgun sequence genomic DNA carries:
- the nsun4 gene encoding 5-methylcytosine rRNA methyltransferase NSUN4 yields the protein MALLWDTSLLLRKVKDLRCLTPRRHRVKEKWAATRPKLPPTRLAVHHFDATYNTQLGQLWPSVRLAMLSERKYGALLNNFSHNAVLTELKAQGCVDFISEREKDVPSCLEEKSEEPSDVSIRSSDVDGEQLSLSPNIKCLVFPRGDVTRFKPARPDKNGLLGYYLMDAASLLPCLALDVQEGHSVLDLCAAPGGKTLALLQTQAIRFLCINDSSVSRTLRLRKVLHSYVPKHYLTNENLRITSFDGTKWGEIESNTFDRVLVDVPCTTDRHSLMEDDNNIFSKSRTGERRRLPQLQLELLLAGIQAACPGGEILYSTCTLSQNQNLSVVEQAIYQAREKDGIHLQVVDLRPLMRMFGNTFHFAPDLHLGEMVIPHLAANFGPIYMCKLKRLT from the exons ATGGCGCTGCTCTGGGACACCAGCCTGCTGTTAAGAAAAGTTAAAGATTTAAGATGTTTGACACCCAGACGACACCGAGTGAAAGAGAAATGG GCTGCTACACGTCCCAAGCTCCCACCCACCAGACTGGCCGTGCATCACTTTGACGCCACCTATAACACCCAGCTGGGGCAGCTGTGGCCCTCAGTGCGACTcgccatgctgtcagagagaaaATATGGAGCCCTGCTCAATAATTTCTCCCATAACGCTGTTCTGACAGAGCTCAAAGCTCAGGGATGTGTAGATTTCatcagtgaaagagagaaagacg TTCCTTCTTGCTTGGAGGAAAAATCAGAAGAACCTAGTGATGTTTCCATTAGGAGCTCTGACGTTGATGGTGAGCAGCTATCTCTAAGCCCAAACATCAAGTGTTTAGTGTTTCCGAGAGGCGATGTAACACGATTCAAGCCTGCAAG GCCAGACAAGAACGGCCTGTTGGGTTACTACCTGATGGACGCAGCGTCTCTGCTGCCCTGTCTTGCACTGGATGTTCAAGAAGGTCACAGCGTGCTTGACCTCTGTGCTGCTCCAGGAGGCAAGACCCTGGCTTTGCTTCAGACCCAGGCCATCA GGTTTTTGTGCATAAATGACAGCTCAGTGTCTCGAACACTACGACTGAGGAAGGTCCTCCACAGCTATGTTCCTAAGCATTATTTGACAAATGAGAACCTGCGCATCACCTCTTTCGATGGCACCAAATGGGGGGAAATTGAAAGCAACACTTTTGACAGA GTCCTTGTTGACGTTCCCTGCACCACAGACAGACATTCACTCATGGAGGACGACAACAACATATTCAGTAAGAGTCGGACTGGGGAGAGACGCAGGCTGCCGCAGCTACAGCTGGAGCTGCTGCT AGCGGGAATCCAGGCCGCTTGTCCTGGTGGGGAGATCCTCTACTCCACCTGCACGCTCTCACAGAACCAGAACCTCAGTGTGGTTGAACAGGCTATCTACCAAGCTCGAGAGAAAGATGGCATCCATCTACAG GTTGTGGATCTGAGGCCCCTGATGCGCATGTTCGGGAACACCTTTCACTTCGCTCCGGACCTCCACCTGGGCGAGATGGTCATCCCGCACCTAGCAGCTAACTTTGGACCCATTTACATGTGCAAGCTAAAGAGGCTGACGTAG
- the LOC134616869 gene encoding cytochrome b-c1 complex subunit 6, mitochondrial-like, with protein sequence MVFEKKMLTHGDPDDEEEDAPAEEEEEEEEEEEELVDPLEAIRAKCEETEHCVHYKERLELCEARVSSRSNTEEECTEELFDFLHARDHCVAHKLFHNVK encoded by the exons ATGGTTTTCGAGAAAAAAATGCTCACACACGGGGACCCCGACGATGAG GAGGAAGATGCCCctgctgaggaggaggaggaggaggaagaagaggaggaagagttgGTG GACCCTTTAGAAGCGATAAGAGCCAAGTGTGAGGAGACTGAACACTGTGTGCACTACAAGGAGCGTCTGGAGCTCTGTGAAGCCCGGGTCAGTTCAAGGTCCAACACTGAGGAGGAGTGTACAGAAGAACTCTTTGACTTCCTGCATGCGCGGGACCATTGT GTTGCACACAAGCTGTTCCACAATGTGAAATGA
- the pif1 gene encoding ATP-dependent DNA helicase PIF1 has protein sequence MLSGEDGAQLQCTVTVEQLNSSGQATRRKVIRKASVILGRNEYQEIILRVHDGKVPQSYHLKEFKLFTKFARDGKCTVKLVPENIQVLMSNCPTDQLSLFLKTLSIKHQAWQGSKPLSNREKLKAGLPRSFEAISPLQQKDIQKVNELRSKVAPNGLTDRTNRMTAAGTGQQVKRSRSDCNFSPVKANPSKKPILSLPSRKLNKEQAAVLSAVLSGKNVFFTGSAGTGKSFLLKRIMGSLPPKSTFATASTGVAACHIGGTTLHNFAGIGSGSAPLEQCIELAQRPGVLQHWSSCRHLIIDEISMVEAQFFDKLEAVARSVRRSTEPFGGIQLIVCGDFLQLPPVSKGKEKASFCFQARSWRKVIQINMELTEVRRQTDQSFISLLQAVRVGRVTEEVAAKLIKSAYHQIERDGILATRLCTHKDDVDLTNENKLQQLPGSAHLFEALDSDPVLVKTIDAHSPVGRLIQLKVGAQVMLTKNLDVARGLVNGARGVVVGFESGKHGLPRVRFLCGVTEVLKPERWVFKSGGGIHLSRQQLPLKLAWAISIHKSQGMTLDCVEISLARVFESGQAYVALSRARSLEGLRVMDFDPRVVRADPEVLLFYRKLRKERLLMQASMDDFVSNNKENAW, from the exons ATGTTATCGGGAGAGGACGGTGCACAGCTTCAGTGCACTGTGACGGTGGAGCAGCTCAACAGCTCGGGACAGGCCACCCGGAGGAAGGTCATCCGCAAAGCCTCAGTAATTCTGGGCCGGAATGAGTACCAGGAGATCATCCTGCGAGTCCACGACGGCAAAGTGCCGCAAAGCTACCATCTGAAAGAGTTCAAACTTTTCACCAAGTTTGCCAGAGATGGGAAGTGCACCGTGAAACTGGTCCCTGAAAACATCCAGGTCCTCATGTCAAACTGTCCGACTGACCAGCTCAGCCTCTTTCTCAAAACCCTGAGCATCAAACACCAGGCCTGGCAGGGCAGCAAGCCTCTGAGCAACCGAGAGAAGCTCAAGGCCGGCCTGCCCCGCAGCTTCGAGGCCATCAGCCCCCTGCAGCAAAAAGACATCCAGAAAGTCAATGAGCTGAGAAGTAAAGTGGCTCCTAACGGACTGACAGACCGCACTAATAGGATGACAGCTGCAGGTACAGGACAGCAGGTCAAACGCTCCAGGAGTGACTGTAACTTCAGCCCA GTAAAGGCCAACCCAAGTAAGAAGCCAATCCTCTCCTTACCATCACGCAAGCTTAACAAAGAGCAGGCTGCTGTTCTCAGTGCAGTGCTGAGTGGCAAGAATGTCTTTTTCACCGGAAGTGCAG GTACAGGAAAGTCCTTCTTGCTCAAGAGAATCATGGGATCTCTTCCACCAAAGAGCACTTTTGCCACAGCCAGCACGGGAGTGGCTGCGTGTCACATCGGAGGAACAACGTTACACAACTTTGCTG GTATTGGCTCAGGCTCTGCCCCACTGGAGCAGTGCATCGAGCTGGCTCAGAGGCCCGGGGTGCTCCAGCACTGGTCTAGCTGTCGACACCTTATCATTGATGAGATTTCCATGGTGGAGGCTCAGTTCTTTGACAAGCTTGAGGCAGTAGCTAG GTCGGTGAGGAGGTCTACCGAGCCATTCGGAGGGATCCAGCTGATCGTTTGTGGTGactttcttcagctgcctccaGTTTctaagggaaaagaaaaagccagCTTCTGTTTTCAG GCTAGGAGTTGGCGTAAGGTGATCCAGATCAATATGGAGTTAACGGAAGTGCGGAGGCAAACAGACCAGAGCTTCATCTCCCTCCTGCAGGCAGTGAGGGTGGGGAG GGTGACGGAGGAAGTCGCAGCAAAGCTGATCAAAAGTGCCTACCATCAGATTGAAAGGGACGGTATTCTAGCGACCAGGCTGTGCACACACAAAGATGACGTGGATCTCACCAACGAGAACAAACTCCAGCAATTACCAG GGTCAGCGCACCTGTTTGAGGCACTAGACAGCGACCCAGTGCTGGTCAAGACTATAGATGCTCACAGTCCTGTCGGCAGGCTGATCCAACTCAAAGTGGGagctcag gtcatgctGACAAAGAACTTGGATGTTGCTCGAGGTCTGGTGAATGGAGCACGAGGTGTCGTGGTTGGTTTTGAGTCTGGAAAACATG GACTCCCACGAGTGCGTTTCCTGTGCGGCGTCACAGAGGTGCTGAAGCCAGAGCGCTGGGTGTTTAAGTCTGGTGGTGGGATCCACCTGAGCCGACAGCAGCTGCCACTCAAATTGGCCTGGGCCATCTCCATCCATAAGAGCCAG GGAATGACGCTGGACTGTGTGGAAATATCTTTGGCTCGTGTGTTTGAGAGTGGCCAGGCTTACGTGGCCCTGTCTCGGGCTCGGAGCCTCGAGGGTCTGAGGGTCATGGACTTTGACCCCCGCGTGGTCCGGGCAGACCCAGAAGTCCTCCTCTTCTACAGAAAACTGAGGAAGGAAAGGTTGCTCATGCAG GCCTCCATGGATGATTTTGTTAGcaacaataaagaaaatgcaTGGTGA